In the Solibacillus sp. FSL K6-1523 genome, one interval contains:
- a CDS encoding DUF1648 domain-containing protein, with translation MNTYYRPVLQIEKSTSERAANVIGYVSLVAMIVYLLLKWFSLPAEVPAHFNAVGEVDRWGSKYELLILPVIAIVVTFFMELIERYPHVHNYPERLCDANVHAFYLNSRQMLNYMKNIVNLLFALLVYESISISLGDDTSLGISFALILVALFAVMIWKIIVSSKIK, from the coding sequence ATGAATACATATTATCGACCAGTTTTACAAATCGAGAAATCAACTTCAGAACGTGCAGCGAACGTCATTGGGTACGTATCACTTGTTGCAATGATTGTTTACTTGCTATTGAAATGGTTTTCATTACCAGCGGAAGTACCTGCACATTTCAATGCAGTTGGAGAAGTGGATCGCTGGGGGTCAAAATATGAACTTCTCATTTTGCCAGTTATCGCGATTGTGGTAACGTTTTTCATGGAGCTTATTGAACGGTATCCACATGTCCATAATTACCCGGAAAGGCTATGTGATGCGAATGTCCACGCCTTTTACTTAAATAGTCGGCAAATGTTAAACTATATGAAAAACATTGTAAATCTGTTATTTGCCTTACTTGTTTATGAAAGTATCAGCATTTCTTTAGGTGACGATACTTCACTAGGCATTTCATTTGCACTCATACTTGTCGCGTTGTTTGCCGTCATGATATGGAAAATAATTGTTAGTTCAAAAATTAAATAA